DNA sequence from the Bufo bufo chromosome 3, aBufBuf1.1, whole genome shotgun sequence genome:
tgtacaTAGCCGGCTTCTTTACATGCCTTCCACTCAAACTCATTTGCCTCAGTCACTGACAGAACTTCCCACACAGATTGAAATACCCAACGTAGTAAGAAGCAACCCAAGAACAGCTCCTATTGAAAATAGTAAAAGGAGACATAAAAACTAACATAAGAATGAAAAGAAAtagtataataaacacagtgaaacCTCTGCAAAAGACCTCACATCCCCTTTATCCAGACCTCCTGTGACAGATTTTCAGTTTCACCATATACTAAGtcaggggtgtagtgtggtgggggggggggttgccccgGGCgacaaattgcagggggcgccgggCAGCAGGCATTTCAATAAAGGCCATGGGAGCCTTTGGCTCCCGTCCCCTCCattctgcctcataggcttcaggccaccagggctgaagcctatgaggcagtatagcggcgcaggagatcgcgattacctcactgtgacctcctgcgccgagtctcgcgaaatGATGTGATGACGTGGCGCAGGAGGCCACAGTGATGTGTTTGtgaccgcctgcgccgggacgcGCGAACTCAGGCCAGAAGCAGTGATGGAGTgaggaagagaggtgagtattgattttattttatgtaagtaTCCTAAGGCAGGCAGCACTATGGAGGAGGGGGGCATTATCAATACCACAAAAGAGGAAGCATACCAAGGAGGCAATTATGTAGAAAAAATGTGGGCCATTGTATATGACAatgctaataaagagggggccattagaataataatacagagggggccattataataataatagtacagagggggccataataataataataatacaaagggggtcattatattaataataatgatagtaatacagagggggccattttattattattattattagtacagagggggccataataataatacaaaggggtccatattaataataatacagagggggcaataataataataatacagagggggtcattatattaataataatgatagtaatacatagggggccattataataataatagtacagagggggccataataataataatacagaggggtcattatattaataataatgatagtaatacagagggggccattataataataataataataataataatagtacagagggggccataataataCAAAGGGGTccatattaataataatacagagggggcaataataataataataataataataatacagagggggtcattatattaataataatgatagtaatacatagggggccattataataataatagtacagagggggccataataataataatacagagggggcaataataataataatacagagggggcaataataataatacagagggggtcattatattaataataatgatagTAATACATAgggggcaataataataataatacagagggccaataataataataataataatactacagagggtgtcattatattaataataataatgatagtaaTAAAGAgagggccattataataatagaGGGGtcttgttactgctgggggcactataggaggccttatttctattaggggcctatgggggcatttttattTAGCACATATTAATGGGGATGCTATTGGAGGTACTGTGGGGCAGtgtcctcaggacccacctaccggtcatgatgtaagaatatcccacagaatgaatacctgtgataagacctgatgcactgacactaattgtatcacctgctcaatactaaggaaattctgaacacatgaccggcaggtggtccctgaggactggagttgggaaCGCTATTACCATGGAGGACAGTTTGGGAGCATGATATTATGGGGAACTATCTGTCCGGCTCTACCACAgtattggaggtagcagcaggatgacggtGTTGAGGCATCAGGAGGGGCAGGACGATAGTAAAATAaggaatctaatttttttttgctgtgaaactctgcagagatgagacgcggctgaaagaaggtgtcatagcggtcttatctccgaatgaagacgctgaggaaagtctacatcacaggagacgtcactggatggatgaggtatgtggttctgtatctactgtatattttgtagcgATGTATGAAAtatccatccacatatctgtttacAGTAGGGTTGGGGAAGGTTggctatagaatttggcccacactgcagcagtccggccccagacttcaggtcacactgttctgaattctgggggctcacacccatctactacattatctgcactcagagagttatcactgtgttatatgtggtgttacataggactgcaggtgacctctACTGCACTATCCGCAAAAtaaaaggggcgtggccacagTTGGGGGGGTGCAATACTtgacttgccccgggtgctggcaacctacGCTACACCACTGTACTAATACTGCTATCACAAGACAATGAACCACAATGAACTGCACAAGAACAATAAACTAATCCATAATTCTGgtatcaaaagtggtgtaaaggaaaaatggCTCAGTtgcttatagcaaccaatcagattccatcttttatttttcacagctcctttggaaaggaGGAATTAAAGGATTTAAAGGATCAGTCaagtttcctttacaccagttttgatacctCTACCTCAACTTTAATCACGTTAAgagctcatgcacgcgaccgttatTTTAGTCCGGATCCGATTTTCTTTGGACagttggatgaggacccattcacttcaatggggctgcaaaagatgcagacagcacaccgtgtgctgtcctcatccgtatGTTCATTCCACggcacccgcaaaaaaataaaacctgtcctgttcttgtccgcattacagacaagtataggagAGTTCTATGAAGGAGCGGACGgtcagttccgcaaaatgcgtaacgcacatggacggtatccgtgttttgcggaccgcaaaaacctctatggccatgtgcatgagccctaagggcccattcacatgaccgtatttttggtctgcatccgatccacattttttgcagataggctgtggacccattcatctcaacgggtccgcaaagaaagcggacagcacacatacgtGCTGTTCACATCCTTATGTCCGTTTCGCAGCCTTGCAAAAAAGGTAgaatgtgtcctattcttgtcaattttgcagacaaggatgggcattgttacaatggatccgcaaagaaaaaaaaacggatgctaattgcatacggtcgtgtgaatgcaccctaaggcctctttcagacgggcgttgcaggaaaaggtgcgggtacgttgcgggaacatgcacaatttttccgtgcgagtgcaaaacattgtaatgcgttttgcatgcccgtgagaaaaatcacgcatgtttggtgcccaaacccaaacttctttacagaagttcgggcttgggatcggtgttctgtagattgtattattttcccttataacatggttataagggaaaataatagcattctgaatacagaatgcatagtaaaatagcactggaggggttaaaaaataataaaaaataatttaactcaccttaatccacttgatcgcgcagccagcatcgcttctgtcttctttctttgctgtgtgcaggaaaaggacctgtggtgacgtcactccagtcatcacatggtccgtcacatgatccatcaccatggtaaaagatcatgtgatgaccggagtgacgtcaccacaggtcctgttcctgcacacagcaaagaaagaagacagaagcgatgccggctgcgtgatcaagtggattaaggtgagttaaatttttattttatttttttaacccctccagcgctattttactatgcattctgtattcagaatgctattattttcccttataaccatgttataagggaaaataataatgatcgggtctccatcccgatcgtctcctagcaaccgtgcgtgaaaaatcgcaccgcatccgcacttgcttgcggatgcttgcgattttcacgcaaccccattcatttctatggtgcctgcgttacgtgaaaaacgcacaaaatagagcatgctgcgattttcacgcaacgcacaagtgatgcgtgaaaatcaccgctcatgtgaacagccccatagaaatgaatgggtcgggattcagtgcgggtgcaatgcgttcaactcacgcatcgcatccggcgggaatactcgcccgtgtgaaaggggcctaagactgaaTAAAAACTTGCAAAAAAATGCAGGAAATAAAACACGGTATAAAACACTGTATGATGCAATAGCATTTTCTGATTCTGACTGGTTTGTCTATGCAGAACCAGTAGTGCCACAGAAATGGCTCCAGTAACTCACCCTTTCCTCCTATGTCCTCTCCAAGTAGCTTTCCAGTCACCGCTGTAAACACCAGTGCAAGAGAATTACAGACAGGTACGACCAGCGACAGATCTGCAAAGCAGTAGAAGTAAGCTTGTGGTAATCCTGTGCTGAAGATGGTGCAGAACATGTTCTATGACCTACCTGCTGAGGCCAACGTAAGGTAAAAAACCACGGATCCTCCCTGGTTCAGCAAAAATGGGACCACATACTGAAATAAAAGAAGAGTATACATGACTATATATCAATTACAATCTAATATTGCTCAGTAAATTCCTGACATGACGTACCCACAAGAATATTTGGACCCCAGCGATTACTATACACTCTGCCAAGTTCACTGTTATCACTGCCACTCTGGGGGACACTTCAAAACAGCCGCAGAGaaatgcccatagaaaccaatcaaacAATATGGTCACAATTGGCAGATATTCTGCAGTGGAATTTCACCACTGTTCTATGACAAAGCCACAGCCAAATCCAGCAAAGGGTGAAATcatgctgtggatttaaaatcAGCACCACCAGTGAATTTCATCTCACCACACACGATCTCAGATCGGCTGGAGGACATCACCCTTTGAGCAGCCCACTTTTCAAGGCACATTCTTGCAGGAGGCCTGCTTGTGAAACACAAAGTGAGAgcatgaaatctgcaccaaaaccgcAGAAAAACCACACACATATTAATCCGCGCTATATAGCAGCATTTCTGCAGATCTCAtccttccattaaaggggttttaccatcacacacaataggggcatatcgctaggatatgcccccactgtctgataGGGACCCGTACCTACaatgagaatggagcggggaaatgaacggagggcgcactgcgcatgcgtcctccatttatttctatgaggccgccaaaaatagccaagtgctggcttggctatttccgtctgccccatacaaatgaatgggagcaggggccgcgcatgtgcaatgcgctcccattcacttctatgggagcagcgcttggtggtggacggatccTGGGGTCCTCCAGTCACAGCTCTcccctcgttgtaggtgcggatcccagaggtaggacctgcacctatcagacaatgggggcatatcctagcgatatgcccccattgtatgtgatgggaatacccatttaaaggggttgtccataacCCTGTTATCATCAAGGCATCCCCCCTAATATGAGTAGTAATGCCTTCACAGAGTTACACAACTTTTTGGAGAATAACTGGCAAGCAATGATCAGAGGCATACACTCTCTGTGGCTACAGGGGTGCTatcagtaggttttcttgctcctggAAGAGCCAATCACCATTACCGTGCATTGTGCCCTCCCCAGCCACAAGACCCAGTTAGTAGGGGGTGTTAATGGACCAGAACCCTCCTGCTCTATTCAAAGTTAATAACGCTGAAGGATGCATAgtctctattaggcctcatgcacacgaacgtattttcattccgtatccgttccgggtttttttgcggaccgtatacagaaccattcatttcaatgggtctgcaaaaaaaacagaaggtattctgtgtgcattccgttccgccaaaaaaatagaacatggcctattattgtctgcgttacggacaaggatagtactgttctattaggggccggctgttccgttctgcaaaatacggaatgcacacggatgtcccctgtatttttttgcggactgcaaaatacatacggtcatgtgcatgagaccttagtatGATAGACTATGAAGTCTGTGGCGGTACACAACCCCCATCCACTCTGGAAGTAGACAAGCAGGAAACTAAACCACGGAGAACCCGAAAGAGACGAAACCCagaggtggggagcaggtaagtatcctCTCCTCCAGAGCCCTGGCAGGGAGATGGGGCTGGTGAAAACTTTTGTAAAGGACATCTATCAGCATTTTTGTACCTATGAGggcttagcagctgaaggcatctgcgttGGACCCATGTTAATATGTGTGAGCAttgctgagatttttttttaaatctatgtaAATAAGCCTTGAGGAGCATCGGGGGCGGTTCAATTGCACCTTAAATCtcagctctctgcaactgccgctccctctacactttgatggacaggaccaggcagtgaaaatgtgatCACGTCTGCCTGGCCCTGCAGAGGGGGCgccggtgtaacagcaacgcccccattgctcctatgggctcatttgcatatattaaaacataacttttctcagcaatgcgggcacatatgaacatgggaccaacacagatgtcttcagctgtcatgcgcacatgtaacaggtctgccagtgttataggtacaaatctgctgacaggtgccctttaaagcTGCCCCTTTAAGGAGACACCTTATTGTTATTTCTGCCTGTAAGAGGTTTTACAACTACCCTGTAGTTAGATATCAGGAACGTTGCTTCATACAGCAGCCTCCGTACTCTCCCTTCCACTCTCACACGTTCCACCCCCTCTGCTCCTCTTCTCAGGAAGGGGTTGGTGACCCCCCAGAGTACGGACACAAACAGAAGAGAGCACACATGGCCTGCGGATGGAGACATGGGGCACTAGAGCCCACAGGCGATGCACTAGCAGTACTGCGGCAAGGATCCATGCACAGTGTTCCCACTGCTACGCTGTACTGACAGCACTTCCGGCGCAAGCCCCACAGAACACCGGAAGTAAGAACTCTATCATTCCCACTTCCGGGTCCTTTCTACACGCGCCTGAGGACAGCC
Encoded proteins:
- the TMEM234 gene encoding transmembrane protein 234, translated to MSPSAGHVCSLLFVSVLWGVTNPFLRRGAEGVERVRVEGRVRRLLYEATFLISNYRYVVPFLLNQGGSVVFYLTLASADLSLVVPVCNSLALVFTAVTGKLLGEDIGGKGAVLGLLLTTLGISICVGSSVSD